From Penaeus monodon isolate SGIC_2016 chromosome 6, NSTDA_Pmon_1, whole genome shotgun sequence, the proteins below share one genomic window:
- the LOC119574652 gene encoding uncharacterized protein LOC119574652 isoform X2, translating into MSISINVIRSKKGHDSEEFSAPCRCPQSEGFEYPDYKLRKTMHQIGPMNLQCLLDAACFIKGISVVKTLLDHRHIHLNFRDQEGFTPLMTAAKKQFSEVVHALTRSSTRCGLNICARSNRGENAFTLAYAHKKWKIMNLLLHKCDREATADEQLIQVLAQSNLDELRSQLRTQTYSPSALLGGLFSALFLRNSEAAIELLHYQSSDLGRLCIVATVAAMDGQWDAAKAVTDILEKGDLSGRQISQLEVVLWEAVRANEVAMVRVLSDILRVNPRTAVTGRSTTSEQEAHTRGHTDVVATFNKNAPPAKLTAEEQQIIRAMKLHGRRVKDLFIAVWAGQIEDVNKILSSRSDVSISLPGSVRDIRGVTLPHVLFAGMQVSTQDPVWVHPSEVKQLIKEHRLYTNSVDCKGRTALHLLAEGNFWDRRYQEDTSSQISNPSGWQDPYDEQAQMALEEGVDPRLRDHKGKTPQEIALNEKRLELAKKLGDKCEEMGPLETLEEGVLSEKFANMLMAASMGDVEQTMSLLHERVPLEPRDGYSGPLHLALTRGQRDVMMLLLAGGAPITATSSDGLTILEAAHRTPDLPALFPAVIREEYVRGIHEEVISIKGDSKEVPLLKAGLLELLKEVQKKGHRTSWPKEYSLGDNWSMLTSAASLGLPLASHFLVKGGARTDLIPNDKDHPLYAACRSSEQQMMVTLCRDLQIMPYHIPKLPENKLPHGLLTHLLKKEEDVLYELMLKEKRRESMVQEFLDYLSDLQSSKQLWHPSTSTMCLIGELGMVHTLHAIRKQVKVDLEMELEPGSKSRLIHIAAQRGHKPLLEYLVRSDVQTDIAVSGDMMPAHLAALMGHSNCLKYLRHFPGESAQSAVGMTPDDILQAHDDYVKSVHLNLVSDWEEDKIMNESRTEVSTRVLLRGKCVRLGITSPATLRQCALDKKVDFSDSHNCRMKITIEKEMKRLCEAISRVDNRYKGYLVNVGSVAEDVRMLLPDEMDFNLQLDSYDGFKEGKVTINVEQKPKSYKRLDCTDDDVKISVQCKEDPELFSGSNFLKYFEKAVRTALQTFSFESPNLSIIYPGIEMTKVGLALFVTWSEKRNEPLVLMPSIDLVPAIRVPWPEGNRFSQLPEYIQEVAKNIPVSITCCGDNAWRYSLSEVEARILSSITDKQRVVILACKLLCSLLKADWWYPKKYRNHYMVWDHVYLKLNVPVSYIIKTLFIKELSSQTREESWNNENFIERVMSIFRGMVLISEDKEVIRADKVPSFLLPNFESQRFGDGAPTIIKFLEDLAAGKICNVEQENLPQQIHIYEKEEFETFEEYHNVHTVVKPVEQHNVHMKYENTNDLTKIVFSSSEDEDFNVHE; encoded by the exons ATGAGTATTTCGATAAATGTCATTCGGAGTAAGAAAGGCCAc GATTCAGAAGAATTCTCCGCCCCGTGCAGATGCCCACAGTCCGAAGGCTTCGAGTACCCG GACTACAAGCTTAGGAAAACAATGCACCAAATAGGGCCGATGAATCTCCAGTGTTTGCTAGACGCCGCCTGCTTTATTAAGGGCATTTCCGTGGTGAAGACGCTGCTGGACCACCGCCACATCCACCTTAACTTCCGGGATCAGGAAGGATTCACGCCCCTCATGACCGCTGCCAAGAAACAGTTCAGCGAAGTCGTCCATGCTCTGACGCGTTCGTCCACCAGG TGTGGCCTCAACATCTGTGCCAGGTCAAACAGGGGTGAGAACGCGTTTACTCTAGCTTACGCTCATAAGAAATGGAAAATCATGAACCTCCTCCTCCATAAGTGCGACAGAGAAGCCACCGCTGACGAGCAGCTGATTCAGGTCCTCGCGCAGTCCAACCTGGACGAACTTCGATCACAACTTAGAACTCAGACTTACTCCCCAAGTGCTCTACTTGGCGGGCTCTTCTCGGCTCTATTCTTGCGGAATTCCGAGGCTGCGATAGAACTTCTTCACTACCAGAGCTCCGACCTCGGAAGGCTCTGTATTGTGGCGACCGTGGCAGCCATGGATGGCCAGTGGGACGCGGCGAAGGCGGTCACGGACATTCTGGAAAAAGGGGATCTCAGTGGGCGTCAA atatcccaGCTGGAGGTCGTGCTCTGGGAAGCCGTCCGTGCCAATGAGGTGGCCATGGTGAGGGTGCTAAGCGACATCCTACGAGTCAACCCTCGCACAGCGGTGACCGGGAGGTCCACGACGTCTGAACAGGAGGCCCACACGCGCGGCCACACAGACGTCGTGGCTACCTTCAACAAAAACGCTCCTCCAGCCAAACTTACGGCCGAGGAGCAGCAGATCATTAGGGCAATGAAG CTCCATGGTCGGCGAGTGAAGGATCTCTTCATCGCTGTGTGGGCTGGCCAGATTGAGGATGTGAATAAGATTCTGTCCTCGAGGAGCGACGTAAGCATCTCCCTCCCTGGCTCTGTGCGTGACATCAGGGGCGTCACCTTGCCTCACGTACTTTTTGCGGGTATGCAAGTAAGTACGCAGGATCCTGTTTGGGTGCATCCCAGTGAAGTGAAGCAGTTGATTAAGGAACATCGTCTCTACACGAATTCAGTTGATTGCAAAG GACGGACTGCCCTACACCTCTTGGCTGAAGGAAATTTCTGGGACAGACGTTACCAAGAGGACACCTCGAGCCAAATATCAAATCCCTCGGGATGGCAAGACCCTTACGACGAGCAGGCCCAGATGGCTTTGGAGGAAGGGGTGGATCCGAGGCTCAGGGACCATAAGGGAAAAACCCCTCAGGAGATCGCCTTGAACGAGAAACGACTTGAGCTCGCAAAGAAGCTAGGagat AAATGTGAGGAAATGGGTCCTCTAGAGACGCTGGAAGAGGGAGTCCTGTCTGAGAAATTCGCGAACATGCTGATGGCTGCGAGCATGGGTGACGTGGAACAAACCATGTCTCTTCTTCATGAGCGAGTGCCACTTGAGCCTCGGGATGGGTATTCTGGACCCCTTCACCTGGCACTCACTCGAGGGCAGCGTGATGTCATGATGCTGTTATTGGCTGGAGGAGCGCCAATTACTGCCACCAGCAGTGATGGCCTCACCATACTTGAAGCTGCACACCGCACTCCCGACCTGCCTGCACTCTTCCCAGCCGTCATTAGAGAG GAGTATGTGAGGGGTATACATGAAGAAGTGATCAGTATTAAAGGTGACAGCAAGGAGGTGCCGCTTCTGAAAGCAGGTCTCCTTGAATTGCTGAAAGAGGTGcaaaaaaaaggacacagaaCGTCATGGCCAAAAGAATATAGTCTTGGGGATAATTGGAGTATGCTGACTTCAGCCGCAAGCCTTGGCTTGCCCTTGGCTAGTCATTTTCTTGTGAAAGGAGGTGCTAGAACTGATTTAATTCCTAATGATAAAGATCATCCTCTGTATGCTGCCTGTAGATCTTCTGAGCAACAAATGATGGTCACCTTGTGCAGAGACCTGCAGATCATGCCATATCACATACCCAAACTACCCGAAAATAAGCTGCCTCATGGCCTTCTCACACATCTtctgaagaaagaggaagatgttCTCTATGAACTGATGCTcaaagaaaaaagacgagaatCAATGGTCCAGGAATTTCTAGACTACTTATCTGATCTCCAAAGTTCAAAGCAACTGTGGCATCCTTCAACTTCAACAATGTGTCTAATAGGAGAACTGGGAATGGTTCACACACTTCATGCTATAAGGAAACAGGTTAAAGTGGACTTGGAAATGGAACTTGAACCTGGTTCAAAGTCTCGGTTGATACACATAGCAGCTCAAAGAGGCCATAAACCTCTATTAGAATATTTGGTTCGCAGTGATGTACAAACAGATATAGCTGTGAGTGGTGATATGATGCCTGCACATCTGGCAGCCCTCATGGGCCACTCGAATTGCCTCAAATACCTCAGGCATTTCCCAGGTGAATCTGCCCAGTCAGCTGTTGGTATGACACCAGACGATATATTGCAAGCACATGATGACTATGTTAAGTCAGTACATCTCAACCTTGTTTCAGATTGGGAGGAAGATAAGATCATGAATGAAAGTCGCACGGAGGTAAGCACTCGGGTGTTGCTGCGCGGCAAGTGTGTAAGGCTTGGTATTACATCCCCTGCAACTCTACGTCAATGTGCACTAGATAAGAAAGTTGATTTCAGTGACTCACATAACTGCCGCATGAAGATcacaatagaaaaagaaatgaaaagattaTGTGAAGCAATTAGTAGAGTTGACAATCGTTACAAAGGATATTTGGTGAATGTAGGATCTGTGGCTGAGGATGTTCGGATGTTACTGCCTGATGAAATGGACTTTAATCTTCAACTAGATTCTTACGATGGCTTTAAGGAGGGTAAAGTCACCATCAATGTTGAACAAAAACCAAAGAGTTATAAGAGACTCGACTGCACTGATGACGATGTGAAAATAAGTGTCCAATGCAAAGAAGACCCTGAATTGTTTAGTGGAAGTAACTTCctgaaatattttgaaaaggcTGTCAGGACGGCGCTACAAACGTTTAGTTTTGAAAGTCCAAACTTATCTATAATTTATCCAGGAATAGAAATGACGAAAGTAGGCCTTGCACTTTTCGTTACCTGGAGTGAGAAACGAAATGAGCCACTAGTTTTGATGCCCAGCATAGACTTGGTACCAGCTATACGTGTTCCATGGCCTGAGGGTAATCGTTTCTCACAGTTACCTGAATATATACAAGAAGTAGCAAAGAACATACCGGTAAGTATTACATGCTGTGGAGATAATGCATGGAGGTACAGCCTGTCTGAAGTAGAAGCTAGGATTCTTTCCAGCATCACAGACAAACAACGAGTTGTTATCCTAGCATGTAAACTTTTGTGTTCTCTGCTCAAGGCAGATTGGTGGTATCCTAAAAAATATAGGAATCACTACATGGTGTGGGACCATGTTTATCTCAAGCTGAATGTCCCTGTATCTTATATCATAAAGACGTTGTTCATCAAGGAGTTATCCTCGCAGACCAGAGAAGAATCCTGGAATAATGAGAACTTTATTGAACGAGTGATGTCTATATTTCGAGGCATGGTCCTCATCAGTGAAGATAAGGAAGTAATCCGAGCCGATAAGGTGCCTTCTTTTCTGCTCCCCAATTTTGAATCGCAAAGGTTTGGCGATGGTGCTCCTACCATCATAAAGTTTCTGGAAGATTTAGCAGCAGGCAAGATCTGCAATGTAGAACAGGAAAATTTGCCACAACAGATTCATATCTATGAAAAGGAAGAGTTTGAAACATTTGAGGAATATCATAATGTCCATACCGTGGTGAAGCCAGTAGAACAACACAATGttcatatgaaatatgaaaacacAAACGATTTGACAAAAATTGTGTTTTCTAGTAGTGAAGACGAGGATTTCAATGTGCATGAATGA
- the LOC119574652 gene encoding uncharacterized protein LOC119574652 isoform X1, with translation MEHWDIVPCSCPEQQGNLTDEYTYIVKLQEIDEFKTTIQDVQNINASIDEGSLTMLHLACKFNRPDIVQHLLSFSDLHLNLLDSHGWTPLMWAASEGYIDCVRLLVEAKRECVINLRTKDRCGFSAFRLACKEGHWDIANALLLHLLPHEKFDDGRLLPKLDARLDGDLALETLSGSLHRLRALGNNVDKAVLHGTLFLASEKQVAVVESLLASYTFDALILNEALLEAAGSCWCSGSSVVRALLREWEFQGDVLVRAKSLAEMCSHDDVVELLEHVAAHGVIPDPKHDSEEFSAPCRCPQSEGFEYPDYKLRKTMHQIGPMNLQCLLDAACFIKGISVVKTLLDHRHIHLNFRDQEGFTPLMTAAKKQFSEVVHALTRSSTRCGLNICARSNRGENAFTLAYAHKKWKIMNLLLHKCDREATADEQLIQVLAQSNLDELRSQLRTQTYSPSALLGGLFSALFLRNSEAAIELLHYQSSDLGRLCIVATVAAMDGQWDAAKAVTDILEKGDLSGRQISQLEVVLWEAVRANEVAMVRVLSDILRVNPRTAVTGRSTTSEQEAHTRGHTDVVATFNKNAPPAKLTAEEQQIIRAMKLHGRRVKDLFIAVWAGQIEDVNKILSSRSDVSISLPGSVRDIRGVTLPHVLFAGMQVSTQDPVWVHPSEVKQLIKEHRLYTNSVDCKGRTALHLLAEGNFWDRRYQEDTSSQISNPSGWQDPYDEQAQMALEEGVDPRLRDHKGKTPQEIALNEKRLELAKKLGDKCEEMGPLETLEEGVLSEKFANMLMAASMGDVEQTMSLLHERVPLEPRDGYSGPLHLALTRGQRDVMMLLLAGGAPITATSSDGLTILEAAHRTPDLPALFPAVIREEYVRGIHEEVISIKGDSKEVPLLKAGLLELLKEVQKKGHRTSWPKEYSLGDNWSMLTSAASLGLPLASHFLVKGGARTDLIPNDKDHPLYAACRSSEQQMMVTLCRDLQIMPYHIPKLPENKLPHGLLTHLLKKEEDVLYELMLKEKRRESMVQEFLDYLSDLQSSKQLWHPSTSTMCLIGELGMVHTLHAIRKQVKVDLEMELEPGSKSRLIHIAAQRGHKPLLEYLVRSDVQTDIAVSGDMMPAHLAALMGHSNCLKYLRHFPGESAQSAVGMTPDDILQAHDDYVKSVHLNLVSDWEEDKIMNESRTEVSTRVLLRGKCVRLGITSPATLRQCALDKKVDFSDSHNCRMKITIEKEMKRLCEAISRVDNRYKGYLVNVGSVAEDVRMLLPDEMDFNLQLDSYDGFKEGKVTINVEQKPKSYKRLDCTDDDVKISVQCKEDPELFSGSNFLKYFEKAVRTALQTFSFESPNLSIIYPGIEMTKVGLALFVTWSEKRNEPLVLMPSIDLVPAIRVPWPEGNRFSQLPEYIQEVAKNIPVSITCCGDNAWRYSLSEVEARILSSITDKQRVVILACKLLCSLLKADWWYPKKYRNHYMVWDHVYLKLNVPVSYIIKTLFIKELSSQTREESWNNENFIERVMSIFRGMVLISEDKEVIRADKVPSFLLPNFESQRFGDGAPTIIKFLEDLAAGKICNVEQENLPQQIHIYEKEEFETFEEYHNVHTVVKPVEQHNVHMKYENTNDLTKIVFSSSEDEDFNVHE, from the exons ATGGAACATTGGGATATTGTGCCGTGCTCATGTCCGGAACAACAGGGAAACTTAACAGATGAG TATACGTACATCGTCAAACTGCAGGAAATCGACGAATTCAAAACAACTATTCAAGACGTTCAGAATATCAATGCCTCGATAGACGAAGGCTCCCTGACGATGCTACATCTCGCATGCAAATTCAACAGACCAGACATAGTACAGCATTTGCTCTCATTTTCCGATCTTCACCTTAATTTGCTTGATAGTCATGGCTGGACACCCCTCATGTGGGCAGCAAGTGAGGGCTACATCGACTGTGTTCGTCTGCTGGTTGAGGCGAAGAGAGAG TGCGTCATTAACCTTAGGACGAAAGACAGGTGTGGCTTCAGCGCGTTCCGCCTGGCGTGCAAAGAGGGGCACTGGGACATCGCCAATGCTCTTTTgcttcacctccttccccacGAGAAGTTTGATGACGGCCGCCTCCTTCCTAAGCTAGACGCGAGGTTAGACGGCGACCTCGCACTAGAAACCCTCTCTGGTTCGCTCCACAGACTCAGGGCTCTCGGGAACAACGTCGACAAGGCGGTCCTCCATGGCACGCTCTTCCTGGCCAGTGAGAAGCAGGTGGCAGTTGTTGAGTCTTTACTCGCGTCTTACACCTTCGACGCCCTCATACTGAACGAGGCCTTGCTGGAAGCCGCTGGGTCGTGTTGGTGTTCCGGTAGCAGTGTCGTCAGGGCTCTGCTGAGAGAATGGGAGTTTCAAGGTGACGTGCTGGTCAGAGCAAAGTCCTTAGCTGAAATGTGTTCCCATGATGATGTGGTGGAGCTCCTGGAGCATGTGGCAGCTCATGGCGTGATTCCGGACCCGAAGCAC GATTCAGAAGAATTCTCCGCCCCGTGCAGATGCCCACAGTCCGAAGGCTTCGAGTACCCG GACTACAAGCTTAGGAAAACAATGCACCAAATAGGGCCGATGAATCTCCAGTGTTTGCTAGACGCCGCCTGCTTTATTAAGGGCATTTCCGTGGTGAAGACGCTGCTGGACCACCGCCACATCCACCTTAACTTCCGGGATCAGGAAGGATTCACGCCCCTCATGACCGCTGCCAAGAAACAGTTCAGCGAAGTCGTCCATGCTCTGACGCGTTCGTCCACCAGG TGTGGCCTCAACATCTGTGCCAGGTCAAACAGGGGTGAGAACGCGTTTACTCTAGCTTACGCTCATAAGAAATGGAAAATCATGAACCTCCTCCTCCATAAGTGCGACAGAGAAGCCACCGCTGACGAGCAGCTGATTCAGGTCCTCGCGCAGTCCAACCTGGACGAACTTCGATCACAACTTAGAACTCAGACTTACTCCCCAAGTGCTCTACTTGGCGGGCTCTTCTCGGCTCTATTCTTGCGGAATTCCGAGGCTGCGATAGAACTTCTTCACTACCAGAGCTCCGACCTCGGAAGGCTCTGTATTGTGGCGACCGTGGCAGCCATGGATGGCCAGTGGGACGCGGCGAAGGCGGTCACGGACATTCTGGAAAAAGGGGATCTCAGTGGGCGTCAA atatcccaGCTGGAGGTCGTGCTCTGGGAAGCCGTCCGTGCCAATGAGGTGGCCATGGTGAGGGTGCTAAGCGACATCCTACGAGTCAACCCTCGCACAGCGGTGACCGGGAGGTCCACGACGTCTGAACAGGAGGCCCACACGCGCGGCCACACAGACGTCGTGGCTACCTTCAACAAAAACGCTCCTCCAGCCAAACTTACGGCCGAGGAGCAGCAGATCATTAGGGCAATGAAG CTCCATGGTCGGCGAGTGAAGGATCTCTTCATCGCTGTGTGGGCTGGCCAGATTGAGGATGTGAATAAGATTCTGTCCTCGAGGAGCGACGTAAGCATCTCCCTCCCTGGCTCTGTGCGTGACATCAGGGGCGTCACCTTGCCTCACGTACTTTTTGCGGGTATGCAAGTAAGTACGCAGGATCCTGTTTGGGTGCATCCCAGTGAAGTGAAGCAGTTGATTAAGGAACATCGTCTCTACACGAATTCAGTTGATTGCAAAG GACGGACTGCCCTACACCTCTTGGCTGAAGGAAATTTCTGGGACAGACGTTACCAAGAGGACACCTCGAGCCAAATATCAAATCCCTCGGGATGGCAAGACCCTTACGACGAGCAGGCCCAGATGGCTTTGGAGGAAGGGGTGGATCCGAGGCTCAGGGACCATAAGGGAAAAACCCCTCAGGAGATCGCCTTGAACGAGAAACGACTTGAGCTCGCAAAGAAGCTAGGagat AAATGTGAGGAAATGGGTCCTCTAGAGACGCTGGAAGAGGGAGTCCTGTCTGAGAAATTCGCGAACATGCTGATGGCTGCGAGCATGGGTGACGTGGAACAAACCATGTCTCTTCTTCATGAGCGAGTGCCACTTGAGCCTCGGGATGGGTATTCTGGACCCCTTCACCTGGCACTCACTCGAGGGCAGCGTGATGTCATGATGCTGTTATTGGCTGGAGGAGCGCCAATTACTGCCACCAGCAGTGATGGCCTCACCATACTTGAAGCTGCACACCGCACTCCCGACCTGCCTGCACTCTTCCCAGCCGTCATTAGAGAG GAGTATGTGAGGGGTATACATGAAGAAGTGATCAGTATTAAAGGTGACAGCAAGGAGGTGCCGCTTCTGAAAGCAGGTCTCCTTGAATTGCTGAAAGAGGTGcaaaaaaaaggacacagaaCGTCATGGCCAAAAGAATATAGTCTTGGGGATAATTGGAGTATGCTGACTTCAGCCGCAAGCCTTGGCTTGCCCTTGGCTAGTCATTTTCTTGTGAAAGGAGGTGCTAGAACTGATTTAATTCCTAATGATAAAGATCATCCTCTGTATGCTGCCTGTAGATCTTCTGAGCAACAAATGATGGTCACCTTGTGCAGAGACCTGCAGATCATGCCATATCACATACCCAAACTACCCGAAAATAAGCTGCCTCATGGCCTTCTCACACATCTtctgaagaaagaggaagatgttCTCTATGAACTGATGCTcaaagaaaaaagacgagaatCAATGGTCCAGGAATTTCTAGACTACTTATCTGATCTCCAAAGTTCAAAGCAACTGTGGCATCCTTCAACTTCAACAATGTGTCTAATAGGAGAACTGGGAATGGTTCACACACTTCATGCTATAAGGAAACAGGTTAAAGTGGACTTGGAAATGGAACTTGAACCTGGTTCAAAGTCTCGGTTGATACACATAGCAGCTCAAAGAGGCCATAAACCTCTATTAGAATATTTGGTTCGCAGTGATGTACAAACAGATATAGCTGTGAGTGGTGATATGATGCCTGCACATCTGGCAGCCCTCATGGGCCACTCGAATTGCCTCAAATACCTCAGGCATTTCCCAGGTGAATCTGCCCAGTCAGCTGTTGGTATGACACCAGACGATATATTGCAAGCACATGATGACTATGTTAAGTCAGTACATCTCAACCTTGTTTCAGATTGGGAGGAAGATAAGATCATGAATGAAAGTCGCACGGAGGTAAGCACTCGGGTGTTGCTGCGCGGCAAGTGTGTAAGGCTTGGTATTACATCCCCTGCAACTCTACGTCAATGTGCACTAGATAAGAAAGTTGATTTCAGTGACTCACATAACTGCCGCATGAAGATcacaatagaaaaagaaatgaaaagattaTGTGAAGCAATTAGTAGAGTTGACAATCGTTACAAAGGATATTTGGTGAATGTAGGATCTGTGGCTGAGGATGTTCGGATGTTACTGCCTGATGAAATGGACTTTAATCTTCAACTAGATTCTTACGATGGCTTTAAGGAGGGTAAAGTCACCATCAATGTTGAACAAAAACCAAAGAGTTATAAGAGACTCGACTGCACTGATGACGATGTGAAAATAAGTGTCCAATGCAAAGAAGACCCTGAATTGTTTAGTGGAAGTAACTTCctgaaatattttgaaaaggcTGTCAGGACGGCGCTACAAACGTTTAGTTTTGAAAGTCCAAACTTATCTATAATTTATCCAGGAATAGAAATGACGAAAGTAGGCCTTGCACTTTTCGTTACCTGGAGTGAGAAACGAAATGAGCCACTAGTTTTGATGCCCAGCATAGACTTGGTACCAGCTATACGTGTTCCATGGCCTGAGGGTAATCGTTTCTCACAGTTACCTGAATATATACAAGAAGTAGCAAAGAACATACCGGTAAGTATTACATGCTGTGGAGATAATGCATGGAGGTACAGCCTGTCTGAAGTAGAAGCTAGGATTCTTTCCAGCATCACAGACAAACAACGAGTTGTTATCCTAGCATGTAAACTTTTGTGTTCTCTGCTCAAGGCAGATTGGTGGTATCCTAAAAAATATAGGAATCACTACATGGTGTGGGACCATGTTTATCTCAAGCTGAATGTCCCTGTATCTTATATCATAAAGACGTTGTTCATCAAGGAGTTATCCTCGCAGACCAGAGAAGAATCCTGGAATAATGAGAACTTTATTGAACGAGTGATGTCTATATTTCGAGGCATGGTCCTCATCAGTGAAGATAAGGAAGTAATCCGAGCCGATAAGGTGCCTTCTTTTCTGCTCCCCAATTTTGAATCGCAAAGGTTTGGCGATGGTGCTCCTACCATCATAAAGTTTCTGGAAGATTTAGCAGCAGGCAAGATCTGCAATGTAGAACAGGAAAATTTGCCACAACAGATTCATATCTATGAAAAGGAAGAGTTTGAAACATTTGAGGAATATCATAATGTCCATACCGTGGTGAAGCCAGTAGAACAACACAATGttcatatgaaatatgaaaacacAAACGATTTGACAAAAATTGTGTTTTCTAGTAGTGAAGACGAGGATTTCAATGTGCATGAATGA